Within the Myxococcaceae bacterium JPH2 genome, the region ATCCGAGAAGCGAACCTCCTGCTTCTGCGGATGCACGTTGACGTCCACCGCGCGCGGATCCACGTCGATCTGCAGCACCACCACGGGCTGCCGCCCCGCGGGCAGGAAGTCCTGGTAGGGCCGCTGCACGCAGCTGATGAGGCCCCGGTCGCGCACATAGCGCCGGTTCACGAAGGTGTAGAGACCTCGCGCGTTGGGCAGCGTGTACTCGGGCGAGGCGATGTAGCCCGTGACAGTCACACCCAGTCGCCGCTCCTCCACGGGGAACAAGTGGGGATGCGACGCGGGGCCCAGCACCTCGGCGATGCGGTCGCGCGGGTCGCTGCCGGACGCGGCGCTGGTGAACAGCGCGTTGCCCTCGTGCGTGACGAAGATGGCCACGTCCGGGTAGGCGAGCGCCAGCCGCATGGCCGCTTCCTCGGCGTGCTTCAGCTCGGTGTCGCCCTTGCGCATGAACTTGCGGCGCGCGGGCACGTTGAAGAACAGGTCCTCCACGCTGATGACCGTGCCCACCCGAGGCGGCGCGTCCTCCACCACCGCCGGCCCGCCGCCTTCCACCGTCACGCGCGTGCCCACCAGCGCGCCCGGCTCCGCGGTGTGCAGCGTGAAGCGGGACACGGAGGCGATGGCCGGCACCGCCTCGCCGCGGAAGCCCATGGAGTCGATGCGGAACAGGTCGTCCAGCTCGCGCAGCTTGCTGGTGGCGTGGCGCTCCAGACAGAGCATGGCGTCCTCGCGACCCATGCCGTGGCCGTCATCCGAGACGGTGATGCGCCCCAACCCCCCGCCCTCCAGCTCCACGCGGATGGTCCGAGCCCCCGCGTCGATGGAGTTCTCGCACAGCTCCTTCACCACCGAGGCGGGTCGCTCGACCACCTCGCCGGCGGCAATCTTGTTGATGAGCACGTCGCTCAGGCGCGCGATGCGGGACATGGCAACTGGCCACCCTCCGCCACCCGGGCGACGTTGTCCAGCGCATCCATGACGCAGTGGGCTGACATTCCCGGGCGTCTGGGCTAACACCTGGACCCGCGTATGGACGTGACACGAGCAGACAAGGGCCCGATGCGCGTCGCCGTGACGGGCGCCAGCGGCGAATTCGGCAAGCTGCTGCTCCCGTTGCTGGAGCGCGACCCGAGCGTCGAGCGCATCGTCGTGCTCGATGTGGCGAAGCCCGCGGGCGACAAGGTCGAGTTCCACCGCGTGGACCTCACCCGGCACGACGCGGAGGGCGAGCTGACGGACGCCCTCAACGAGCACGCGGTGGACGCGCTCTACCACCTGGCGTTCCTCTTCGGCCCCATCCGCAGCGGCTCGATGGCGCACGAGTTGGAGGTCGTGGGCACCATGAACGTGCTCACGGCGGCCGGGCGCGCGCGGCTGCCTCGGCTGGTGGTGCCCTCGCTGACGGCCGCGTATGGCGCGCGGGGCAACAACCCCGCCCTGCTGCGCGAGGAAGCCCCGCTCCAGGGCTGCCCGCACAGTCGATTCATCAACGACAAGGTCGAAGTGGAGGGCCAGGTCATGGCCTTCCGCGAGCGGCACCCCGACACGCGCACGCTGGTGCTGCGCTTCGCGCCGCTGCTGGGGCGCGACGTGGACAACCCCGTCACGCGCTTGCTGTCGCGCGCGGTGGTGCCCACCCTGCTGGGGTACGATCCGCTGTGGCAGGCCCTGCACGCGGAGGACGCCGCGCGGGCGCTGCACCTGGCGCTGCGGGCGAACGCGTCGGGCGCGTTCAACATCGTGGGGCGAGGCGTGCTGCCGCTGTCCGGCCTCATCCGTCAGGCGGGTGCCCGCCCGCTCCCCCTGCCCGGCCCGATGTTCCGGGCCGCGCTTCACGCACTGGACATGGCAGGCGCGGCGACGTTGCCGGTGGCCCTGCTCGACTACATGCATTACTCCTGGGTCGCGGATGGAGAGCGCGCCGAGTCGGCGCTGGGCTTCGTCCCCGTCCACCACGTCAGGGATGCCGCTGCGGCGTTGAAGAGGAGCTGAGTCATGGCGAAGGGTGTCCTCGGGAATGATCCGTTCCAGCGCGGCGCGGCCTCCCGCCAGCCGGAGGCCACGGACGCACGCAAGCCCGCCGAGGAGAAGAAGCCCGCGGCGAAGAAGGCCAAGGCCTCGGGCAAGCCAACGAAGCAGGTCGCGGCCGCCAAGGCGACGAAGTCCCGTCAGCCCCCCGCGGCCTCCGCGAAGAAGGCCAGCGCGAAGGCGCGTGAGCAGTCCGCCCCGCCCGTCACTCCGGAGCCCGTCGCCGACGAGGCCCTGCCCCTGCGCGAGCCCGCGGCGCCCGTCACGCCTCGCAGCGCCCCGCCCGCCCGTCCCCCCGTGCTGGCGGACGACGCGGCCCAGCGCACCGAGGAGAATCGCCGGGTGGACCGCGCGCTGACGGAGGCGCTCGCCGCCGAGGTGGCCGAGGCCGCCGCGGCCGCCGCCGTGGACGAAGCGCTCCAGGGTCGCAAGGAAGCCAATCAGGACGTGGACCGCGTGCTGGCCACGGAGCTGGCGGCGGGCATGGCCGAGGCCGCCGTGCGCGAGGTGTTGGACCAGGACTCCGGCACGAGCCCGAACCGGGCCCGGGAGCTGGCGGCCACCGTCGCCGCCCAGGTCGCGGGCGCGGCGGGCGGGCCGGCGGTGGACGAGGTGCTGGAGCAGCACGCCGGCCGAGGCCCCCTGGAGCGTGGCGCCGACAGCCGCGCGCCGCTGGCGTCGGATGACTACGAGGGCCACCTCGAGGACGAAGACGACGAGGACGAGGGCGCGTGGGGTCACGACGCCTGGGGTCAGGACGCCGACGCGGACGAAGAAGAGCTGCTCCCCACGTCGGAGGAAGTCGCGGCGATGGAGGAGGAGCTGGAGCTGGCGGCCAGCGTCACGCGGGACGAGTTCCCATCGCAGCACCGCGCGGGCCTGTCCCTCGTGCCCCCCGTGGAGGGCGCGCAGACGGAGTCCTTCTCCGAGGGCGAGTTCGGCACCGAGCCGGAGCGTCCGCACACCTCCCGCGCGGGAGGAATGTTCGCGCTGGCCCGGGAGATCGCCGGACAGGCGCTCGCGAGCGAGGGACTGGGCCGCGCCATGGGCGCCATGCAGGGCCTCGTGGAAGCGGTGCGCACCGGGCTGGGCTCCAGCGGTGGCACGCGCGTGGACGAGTACGGCAAGGACGCCGCGCTGGTGGAGAACCTCCAGCCGGTGCTCGACTTCCTCTACGGCCCGTACTGGCGCGTGTCCGTGCAGGGCGCGGAGATGGTGCCCTCGGGCGCGGCCATCCTGGTGGCCAATCACTCCGGCGCCCTGCCCTATGACGGGCTCGTGTTGGCGCAGGCCATCACCCGGGAGCGCCCGGATCTGCGCGAGCCGCGCTGGCTCGTCGAGGATCAGGTCTTCCACGCGCCGATGCTGGGCACCCTGTTCAACCGGCTGGGCGCCGTGCGCGCCTGCCCGGAGAACGCGCTGCGCTTGCTCGATGAGCAGCGCCCCGTGGTCGTCTTCCCCGAGGGCTACCAGGGCCTGAGCAAGCCCTTCGCGGAGCGCTACCGCCTCAAGCGCTTCGGGCGCGGCGGCTTCGTGAAGCTGGCGCTGCGCACGGGGGCGCCCATCGTCCCGGTGGCCATCGTGGGCGCGGAGGAGACCTCACCGCTGCTGGGCCGCATCCCCGCCAGCTTCCTGGGCCTGCCCTACCTGCCGCTCATGCCCGGCCCGCTGCCGCTGCCCGCCAAGTGGAGCATCCGGTTCGGCGAGCCCATCGACCTGGGAGACCTGGCGCCCGAATCCGCCGAGGACCTGGGCGAGGTACAGCGCCTCACCGAGCGCACGCGCGAGTCCATCCAGGGGATGATCCAAGCCCTGCTGCGCGAGCGCCGCTCCGTGTTCGCGGGGTGAACGCTTCAGCCGCAGGAGCGGTTACGGCCGCCCTGCTTCGCCTCGTAGAGCCGCTCATCCGCCGCGCGCACCAGGTCCGTGGGCTCGCGGTGGTGCGGCTCCAGCACGGACACGCCCAGCGACACCGTGACGGGGATGGGCTGCTTGTCGAACTCGAAGCGCTGATGCTCCACCAGCAACCGCACCTTCTCGGCGAGCTGGCACGCGCCGCTCAGCGACACCTCCGGCAGGAGGATTCCGAACTCCTCGCCGCCGTAGCGCGCGAAGACGTCCTCGCGGCGAATCTTCGTGCGCACCGTGGAGGCCAGCTGCTTGAGCACCGAGTCCCCCGCCAGGTGGCCGAACGTGTCGTTCACCGCCTTGAAGTGGTCGATGTCCATCAACACCAGGGACAGCACGCGCTCGTAGCGCCGGCTGCGTGACAGCTCGCGCTCCAGCTGCTCGTCGAAGTAGCGGCGGTTGTAGATCTGCGTGAGGCCGTCCATCGTGGTCAGCCGGTAGATCTCGTCGTGGTACGCCGCCTCGATGTTGCCGCCCGCGATGTACTTGAAGATGGTGCGGCCAATCTTCACCAGGTCGCCGTTCCGCAGCTCTCGCGGCGTGGCCGCCGGCTCGTCGTTGATGAACGTCCCGTTCGTCGAGCCCAGGTCCTGGATGCGCACGCCGTCGCGCGTGTTGCGGATGCTCGCGTGGTTGCGGCTCACTGACTCCTGATCGATCTGGATGTCCGCCTTCGACGAGCGCCCGATGAGCGTCTCCTCGCGCGCCAGGTCGTGCTTGCGACCCAGGTCCAGGCCGTAGATGACCACCAGCGCCGCGTCCAGATTGACGGGCCGCTCGGAGATCTTGGAGATGACGGTGATCACCGTCTCCTTCTGCACCATACCGGGATTGACGCTATCACCCAGCAAATCTTGAAAGCGAGCCTCACCCCGCGCGTCGGGGAAAGGAGGAGGAGGCACTGGACGGACGACCCGCCACGTCATGGCCGTGCCTCCGGGCTCGAGGCGACGGGGACGAGGTCCTCGGAAGGAGTCCCCGCCGGGGCGACTCTCACCACGGTCGCGGTGATTCCATAGTCGAGCGTCGAGAGGGCCTGGGTGAGTTCAGAGAGGCGCTCCAGGTCGGAGCCATCCGCCTCGGCCAGCGAGGACGCACCCAGCGGCGCACCGTCCGGTCCACGCACGACCAGGGCATGCAGGGCGAAGTTCGCGGAACTGGCGGGCAAGTCCCCCCAGAACGTGCGGTCCTCGAACTCGGCGGGCGGGCGAGGCAGTCGGACGCCCTGGGCCGCGCGCCGCGGATCCATCAGCACCGTCCACCGATGGCCCGCGCGATTGGTGAAGACGGCTCGGAGCAACGTGGCCCCGACCACGGGCGTGCCCAGTCGCAGCTCGCGCGCTTCCAGGCCGCCGATCGTGTCGAGGGTGCCGTTGTAGAGCGCGCCCTCGGGTGGAGCGAGGAAGTCCATCCCCAGCGCCACCGGGCGAGCCCCCGAGGGATCGAACCGGGGCGCATCCAGCGAAGCCACCACCGTGCTGGTGGCGGATCCGACCGTGCTCTCTCCCAGCACGCCTCCGGACGAGGCCATGGCCACGAGCCGGTACGGCTGTCCCTCCAAACCGTGGTGCGCGGGCGCCATGCGCAGGCGCACCAGACCAGGGCCAGACAGTCCATCCTGGGTATCGGTGTTCGGGTCCGCCGGCGCGCGGTTCAGCGCCGCGCCCATTCCCATTGGCACCACGCCCCGCCCCGGCGCCGTCACCGTGGCGAGCGCGAACGCGCGGTCCAGATAGGCGCCGCGCACGCGAGGCAGCGGCGGGAAGCGCACCACGAAGGGGAAGGCCAGGGGCACCTGCTGGAAGGCGTACGACACCCGAGCGAAGTGCGACACATCGCTCATGTTGGGAGTCGCCGTGCCTGCCCCGGGCGTGGGCACGACCCGGAACTGCACGTCGCGCACCACGGTGGAGTGGAAGCGCGAGGGCGCAGGCAGCGCGCGGATGAGCAGCGCGAGCGGATCCGCCACCGGGCTCAGCATGCTCCCCAGCACCTCGGAACGCGGCACCTGCCCCGTCAGCGCCCAGCCGGTGCGCGTGCCACAGGCCCCCGCGCGGACCGCCTCCTCGGGGAACAGCACGCCGGCGAGGGATGCGTCGCACACGCCCGCGACACCTGGCGCGCTCAGCTCGGGGGACTCACCCGCGGCGGACATGACGAAGCCACCCTGAGGCAACGATTCGAGCGCGCTGCTCGTGCTGGCGCCTCGCGCGGGCCCCAGGAGCTGCACCGGATCCACCTCCGCGGGCAGCCCCGGCGCGGACAGCCCCGTCAGCCCCAGCGCCAGCAGCGGCGTCGCCTCCGCGAAGGGGAACACCACGTCGCGGACCACGCCCCGGGCCCCGCCATAGGTGTCGCGGGGGTTGCGTCGCAGCGGGAGCACCAGGTCGCGCAGCCCCTGCGTGTCGTAGCCCGCGACGGTCAGGTAGCCAAAATCCGGATGGAACGCGGACACCGTCACCTCGCCCGTGGCCGCCACCCACGTCAGGCCCGCCGCGTCCGTCGTCGCCCGATCCAGCTCACCGCCCTGCCCGTTCGACACGGACACCACGGCGCCGGGGATGGCGCGCCCCGTCAGCTCGTCGGCCACGCGCACGCGAATCCCACCGGTCGGAATCTTCGACGTCAGCACCGTGACGCGCGCGGAGCAGGAGGCCGAGCCCAGCGAGACGCCCACCGCCTCGGACTCGGCGCCCGGCGTGCCCAGCACGAAGGTCGCGGTCAGCCCCTGCCCTCCGCCCTGCACCCGCTCGGAGCGAGCCACCCAGGTGGGCGGCTCTCGCGGCACCACCGGCTGCCCCGCCGCGTCCAACACCCAGACCGAGAAGCGCACGGGCGTGCCCGGCCGGCCCACCACCACGTCGGGCACGACCTGGCACGTGGTCGCCAGCGAGAGGGCCGGCGCCGAGCCGCACTGACCATCGCGGCACACCTCGGACGGCAGCGGACAGTCGGCATCCACCGAGCACAGCGCGGCGACACAGCGGCTCGCGTCGCAGCGACACCCCAGGCGATTCGCCTCGCACTGGGGCAGGACCGCCTGGCCTCGGCGCTTCGCGCCACAGTCCGCGTCCACGCGGCACGCCGCCTCGCAGCGGGACACCGCCGTGTTGCAGATGAAGAGCGCGGGATCGCCACAGTCCTGATCCACCGAGCACGGGCCCCCGACCGGAGAGCCCCCGGGAACCTTGGGCGACCCCTCCTCCCCCGACGCACAGCCGAGTGAGAGGCACAGGACGACGAGGGCGACACCCGTGACGGGCGCCAGCAGGCGGAGCGGAGACATGGACGAGGTGGAGGGGGACACCAGTTGCGACATTACCGCTGGAACGGCCCGCGCGCGACGACCCTGGGAGGTGGCACACGCGCCTCCTGCGGTTGTCGGTTGGCTTTCGGGACTTCCCGTCCCATGATCGCGCCGGCATGGCCAGCAGCGAGCCGAAGTCCATCGAGAGCCTTCTTCCCCGAGTCCTGGCGCGCCTTGCCGGAGAGTCCGGACGCGCCCGTCCGTTGACCCCCGTCTGGACCGCGGCGGCGGGCCCCCACATCGCCCGCCACTGCACCCCGCATGTGCTGGAGGGCACCACCCTGGTGCTGACCGTGGCGAGCGCGGAGTGGGCCCAGGCACTCACCCGCGAGGCAGCGTCCCTGTGCGAGCGCCTGAATGAGCGGCTGGGCGAGGGCACGGTGACGGCGCTGGCATTCCGGCTGGAGCCGCGATGATCGCACTGGCGCTCTTGAGCGCGGTGCTCACCGCGGCGCCCGCGCCGGACACGCCGCAGGCGATGGAGGCACGCGCCTCCGCGCACGTGGTGACCGAGTTCGAGCGCATCGGTCGCCGGGCCCCCGTTCCCGACTCGAGCCTGGGCGCCGCGGCCCGCCGGCTCGCGCGCGAGGCCCTCACCCTCTACCCGTCGGGCGCGCCGGACCTGTTCACCCTCACGGACGCGGTCAGCGACTCGGGCGCGGCGGACCCATCACCGCGCACGCTCGTCATCCGAGCCTGGGCACACGCCCACGCCATCGAGACCTTCGAGGCGCGGCAGGACTTCAACGAGGAGCACGCCTCTCACTACGGCCTGGGCGTGGCCTTCGACGACGCGCGCGCCGTCATCGTCCTGCTGCTGGTGGACCGCAAGGTGGAGCTGCAGCCCTTCCCGCGAATCATCGCGGCGGACAAGGCCGCGCGCACGCTGTGCGCTCGCTGGAGCGTGCCGATGCGCACGCCCGAGATCTACATCACCCGCCCCGACGGAGAGGTGGAGCGCGCGAGCCTCATGCCCCGCGCGAGCAGCGGCCCCACGTTCTGCTCGCGCCTCACGTTCGACTCACCCGGCACCTACACCGTGGAGGTGGTGGGCAACGGCGACGCCGGCCCCGAGGTGGCGGCGCTGTTCCTCACCGACCTGGGGCCTCGCAAGCAGCGCGACGACCGCGAGCCCACCCGCGAGCCCACCACCGTCGAGGACGCTCGCCGAGTCCTGTACGAGCGGGTGAACGCCCTGCGCCGCGCGTTCCGACTGTCGGAGCTGACCCCGGACCCGGCGCTGGAGCAGGTGGCGCAGCGCTACAGCGCGCGCATGGGCCACGAGGGCTTCTTCGCGCACGTGGCGCCGGACGGCTCCTCGCTCACGTCGCGATTGCAGGGCTCGCGCTACGTCCGCGCGGGAGAGAACCTGGGCCAGGCCTCGGGACCTCTCGCGGCGCACTTCGGCATCGAGCACAGCCCGGGTCACCGCAAGAACCTGCTGGACCCCTCTTTCCACTTCATGGGCGTGGGCGTGACGTTCCAAGACCTCGGTGGGCGGAAGCAGGCCATCGTGACGGAGGTCTTCACCACGGCTTCGCCCGGCGCGCCGGAGCCGGTGGATCCGCTCGCGGACGCCTACGACACGCTCATGCGCCACCGCAGCGCGCTGAAGCTGCCCCCGATGGCGCGCAGCGAGGTGCTGGAGCGACTCGCACGGCAGCATGCCCAGCGCGCGCTGGAGCTGGACCAGCCCTCGGCCCAGCCAGGCGAGGCGCCCCTGCACGAGCGCGTCTTCGCGGTGCTCCCCGACGCGGGAACAGCGGCGGTGGACTTCTACGTGGTGGGAGATCCGAGCGCGATTCCAGACTCGCGAAGCCTCGCGGACGCGACCAACAACCGGGTCGGCGTGGGAGTGGTGCGAGGAGACTCGAAGCGCTTCGGGCGAGGTCAGTACTGGGTGGCCGTCATCTACGCCGCGGTGCCATGAGGCGACACGCGGCGCGGCACATCCCGCACGGCGACGGCGGGGGCACCCCTTCGTCAGCAAGGGTGTGCCCCGGCACCGTCAGGACGACGTGGCTAGATGCCGCGACGCTGCGTCGCGTAGGCTTCAATGCCCATCTGCGGCGGCGCCACCTGCTGGTTGAGCGGGCACTTCACACACGTGAAGGACTGCCAACCCCGTCGGACAGCTTCATCCAGACAGTTGTCATACTGATTGCAATTGAGATTGCGATGCGTCTCGACACCGGCGCGCTTCGGGCCGGCTTCGGGATTGATGGTCTGCGGCAGATCGGATGGACACGGCTTCATGGAGCCCTCCCTATGAGCAGTTTCCCCCCCCGAGCGCTGTGAACGAGCAGTGCTACCGACGACTTACCCGCCGGGGACACCGGCGGTCCGGAGTGGCGCGCAACAGCCACGCAACGTATTGATTCACCCTAGGTGACGCAACGGGTCGAGCTGTCCATCCCAAGTGCAGGTAATCGTCCGAACGTCTTCAGCGAATGGGACGCGTTTCCGACAGCAAGCTCGACCTGCCGGCGCGGGGATCTAGGTCTTGTCGAGCCGACTGTCAAACCACCCCGCCCATGGGCGGCGGGGAATGTCCATCGAAAACCTCTCGTTGGGTGGCCGCAAAGCCGCGTTGTGAAAGGAAGACTTACATGCGTTGGAGCGGGTTGGTGGCGGGGCTGGTGGCGACTACGGCCCTGGGGCAATCCCCTGCCACCTTGGAGGCAGTTCGCCTGCACCGACCTGACGCGGCGGCTGTGGCCCGGGCTGAACTGGACGCCTGTGTGACCGCCCGCTGCCCGGACGCGGGCCGGATGGCCTTGCTGGCCGGCACGCTCGCCCTCTCGGACGGCCGCGCGGCGGAAGCACGGGACCTGCTCGCGGCCCGGTCCCCGCCCGCCCTCCTGGCCCCCTTCCATGCCTTCTACCTGGGTCAGGCGCGCTTCTATTCGGGGGACCCCGCCGGCGCCGCGAAGGACTTCGAGCGCGCGCTGAAGGTCGCCCCGCCCGCCCTGGCGGCCCGCGCCCGTGCCCGCCTGGGCGAGGCCCTGCTGGATGCCGGACAGGCCGCGCGCGCCGCGCCGGTGCTGGAGTCCGCCGCCGCGGCGGAGCCCGGCCCGGAGCTGCTCTACGAGCGCGCCCAGGCCCGCCGCGCCATCGGCAACACCGCGGGCGAGCGCGCGGACCTGAAGTCCGTGGCGCTGCGCTATCCCAATCACCCCTACGCGGACCAGGCCCTCGTTCGCCTGGCGGAGTTCAAGCCCGCCACGCCCCTCAACCTCGCGGAGCACATGCAGCGCGCGAAGGGGCTCCTGGACGCCGGAGCGCCGGCGCGGGCCCTGGACGAGCTGACCGCCGCCGAGACCGCGCACCTGCTGACCGCCGCACCAGCGCGCGCCCAGGCCGCGCTGCTGCGCGCCCAGGCCAGCTTCGCGCTGGGCAAGCCCGCGGACGCGGAGCAGGCGCTCGCGGTGGCGCGCAAGGGCCCGCCCACGGTGGCCGCCGAGGCCGCGCTGGTCGTCGCCCGCCGCATGCTGCGCACAGATGACAACGTGCAGGCGCGCGCGCTCATGGCCGCGCTGGACAAGGGCTGGCCCACCCTGCCCGCGGGAGAAGAAGGCGGCTTCTTCACCGGCTGGTTGGACTTGCAAGGCGGGCGCTTCGCCGACGCGGCGAAGTCCTTCGCGGCCTACGAGAAGCGCTACCCGCGTTCGCGCCGACGCGACGAAGGCATGTGGTTCCGCGCCTTCGCGCACATCCGCCAGGAGCAGCACGCGGAGGCGCGCAAGGCGCTGGAGGCGCTCGTCGCGGCCTACCCCAAGTCCGCGCTGATGCCGCAGGCGCGCTACTGGCTGGCGCGCACGCAGGAGCTCGCCGGCGCGAACGCGGCGGTGGTCGGCCCGGCCTACGAGTCCGTCATCGCGGCGGCGCCCGCGTCGTTCTACGCGCTGCTCGCCACCGAGCGCCTGCGCGCGCTCGGTCGCACGCCCCCAGCGGCCTTCCCCGAGCCACCGCGCCAGCTCACCGTGCCCCGCCCTCCGGAGCTGGAGCTGGCCGTGGCGCTGACGGAGGCGGGACTCTTCCGAGATGCGGCGGACGAGGTGCGCGTGCGCGCGGCGGGACTTCGCACGGCGGACGAGGCCCTGCCCTTCGTCCACGCCTTGCTCCAACTCGGCGAGTTCGGCCACGCGCACACGGTGGCCGCTCGCTACCTGTGGGGCCGCGCCTTCGGTGCGCGCGAGCCCGATGCGCTCGCGGCCTTCTATCCCCGCGCGTTCGCTTCGGCGGTGGAGGCGGAGGCGACGCGGCAGTCGCTGGATCCGTTCCTCGTGTGGGCCATCATGCGGCGCGAGAGCACGTTCCGTCCGGAAGTCATGAGCGCGGCGGATGCGCGCGGGCTGATGCAGATCATCCCGCCCACCGCCACCGCCATCGCCCTGAAGATGGCGGAGCCCGCGCCCGCGCCCGCCGACCTCTTCGCTCCCGAGCGCAACATCCGCTACGGCGCGTGGTACCTGGCGCAGCTCATGAAGCGCTTCGCGCACCCGGCCCTGGCCGCCGCCGCGTACAACGCGGGCCCCAAGGCCGCCGCGAAGTGGGTGCAGGAGAAGGGCTCGCTGCCGTTGGATCTCTTCGTCGAGTCCATCCCGTTCCGGGAGACGCGCGGCTACGTGAAGCAGGTGATGGCGGACCTGTTCCTCTACCACGCGTTCTACGGCTCGGATGCGGCGGGCACCACGCGACTGTCGCTCGCGGTGCCCGCGGCGTCCGCGGAAGGCGTGAGCTTCTGAGCGCTCAGCGCGCCGGAGCGCGCGAGCCCATGCGCTGGCGGATCTCCTCCTCCAGCGTCTGCACGACCTCGGAGAGAGGCAGCGCGCTGGAGTCCACGCGCACCGCGTCGTCCGCGGCCTTCAGCGGCGCCACCGTGCGCGCGGAGTCCGCGGCATCGCGCCGCGTCTGATCCGACAGCACATCCTCCAGGCTGCTCTCCACGCCCTTCTCGAAGAGTTCCTCGAAGCGGCGACGCGCGCGCACATCCGGGTTGGCTTCCAGGAAGAACTTGGCGTCAGCGTCCGGGAACACCACCGTCCCGATGTCGCGCCCCTCGAGGATGGCGCCCACCTGGGCCTCCAGCGCCAGGCGACGCTGGAGCTGCAAGAGCCCCGCGCGCACCACGGGCCGGCTGGACACCTGCGACGCCCCCATGGAGACCTCCGGCGTGCGGATCTCCCCGGAGACGTCCTGGCCACCCAGGAACACGTGGTTCTCTTCGCCCTGCACCTGGAAGTGGATGCGCACGCGTGAGAGCAGGGCCTCCAGGCCCGCGTCGTCGTCGAACGCCAGCCCCTCGCGACGGGCCATCAGCGCCACGCAGCGATAGATGGCCCCTGTGTCGACGAGCGCGAAGCCCAGCCGACGCGCCAGGATCTTCGACACCGTCGACTTGCCCGCGCCCGCGGGCCCATCGATGGCGACGATGAATGGCCGCCCGCTCAAGACAGGCTCTCCCGCAGCGCCTTCACGCACCGCTCGTTCTCCGCTGGCGTGCCCACGCTGATCCGCAGACACGTGGGGAAGCCGTTGCCCGCCATGGGGCGCACGATGACGCCCCGGCGCAGGAGCTGCTCGTACAGCTCGAGCGCCGGCCGGTGGAAGTCCGCGAACACGAAGTTGGCGTGGCTGCGCGTCAGGGTGATGCCCAGCGGCGGCAGCTCCTTCTCGAAGTAGCGCAGGCCCGCGAGGTTGTTCTCGCGCGTGCGCCGCACGTGCTCGGTGTCGCCCAGCGCGGCGATGCCGCCCGCCTGCGCCACCACCGTGAGGTTGAACGGCATGCGCGTGCGCTGGACGTACGTGGCCAGCCCCGCGTCCATCACGCCGAAGCCCAGCCGCACCCCCGCGAGCCCGTAGATCTTGCTGAAGGTCCGCAGCGCCACGAGGTTGCGATGGCGCGGGAACAACTCCACCGCGCTCACATAGTCGGGCCAATCCACGAACTCGGCGTAGGCCTCGTCATGGATGACGAGCACCTCCGGCGGCACCGCGGCCAGGAAGTCCTCCAGGGCCTTGCGCCCGAAGGCGGTGCCCGTGGGGTTGTCCGGGTTGGCCAGGAACACCATGCGCGTGCGCGGCGTAATCGCGCGCGCCATGGCCTCCAGGTCATACGCGTAGCCCGCGCGCATCGGCACCTCGACGAACGGGCGACCGTGCGCCTGCGCGGAGATGCGGTACGCGGGGAACGAGCTCTGGCACAGGAGGACCTCGTCCTCCGGCGTGGTGAAGGTGCGCAGCAGCAGCTCGATGAGCTCGTTGGAGCCACACCCCAGGACGACCTCCTCGGGCTTCACGCCCACGTGCGCGGCCAGCTGGCGCACGAGGTGGAAGCTGGTGGCA harbors:
- a CDS encoding histidinol-phosphate transaminase, producing the protein MRPLVPPYVETLKPYVPGKPIEETEREYGLKGVIKLASNENPLGPSPRAVEAMRAASQAVHLYPDATSFHLVRQLAAHVGVKPEEVVLGCGSNELIELLLRTFTTPEDEVLLCQSSFPAYRISAQAHGRPFVEVPMRAGYAYDLEAMARAITPRTRMVFLANPDNPTGTAFGRKALEDFLAAVPPEVLVIHDEAYAEFVDWPDYVSAVELFPRHRNLVALRTFSKIYGLAGVRLGFGVMDAGLATYVQRTRMPFNLTVVAQAGGIAALGDTEHVRRTRENNLAGLRYFEKELPPLGITLTRSHANFVFADFHRPALELYEQLLRRGVIVRPMAGNGFPTCLRISVGTPAENERCVKALRESLS
- a CDS encoding (d)CMP kinase, whose product is MSGRPFIVAIDGPAGAGKSTVSKILARRLGFALVDTGAIYRCVALMARREGLAFDDDAGLEALLSRVRIHFQVQGEENHVFLGGQDVSGEIRTPEVSMGASQVSSRPVVRAGLLQLQRRLALEAQVGAILEGRDIGTVVFPDADAKFFLEANPDVRARRRFEELFEKGVESSLEDVLSDQTRRDAADSARTVAPLKAADDAVRVDSSALPLSEVVQTLEEEIRQRMGSRAPAR